The genomic DNA GCCTTTCACCAACTTTCTCACATAGCGATCCTGGTCTGCAGGCGTGATCGCCCCACCGTCAACTTGCGCAGATTCACGTAGCGCCACATCATTCAACCAAATCTTCTTCTTTTCCATCACTCTCTCCTCATCCTTTTTTGAATTTTTTGATCTTCTCTTCAACTGTTAATGAACCCATGAATTGACCCATGTAAACAAAAAAACCTGACAGTGTCAGGCAGTATCAATGTTTTGTCCTATATTACTCGTAAAACATTACCCAACACAAAAACCTTCCTCAACGAGGAGTAGCAGGGCTAGCAGGTTTTGTGCTGTATAGTGTTTCATGCCGTCATTGTAACAAAAGATGTTTTTTTGTCAAACAGCTAATAAAAAATCTATGTGTTTTGTTGCTGCAAAAATTTCCTTAATTGTGCAATTGGTCTGATCTGGAGATATGTCTTTTCATAATCTTTTTCACTAAGTGACGCACGTGTCATTGTATACCCCGTGGGAATGAAAAAATGGTCCCAATCAAAACCGTTTTTCCCTGCCGGTTTTTTGGCAATTTCTCCCACTAATTTTTTTTCAAATATTTTTAACGTCTTGCCATCATAATATCCGATCGCACATCGCGCTGTTGCTTTGCGACTTTTGCCGTTGAGTAAATCACAAATATTGTGAA from Parcubacteria group bacterium includes the following:
- a CDS encoding non-canonical purine NTP pyrophosphatase → MKNIVFVTGNQNKADYLAKFLGHPIDHEKIDLDEIQSLRLKEIIEHKVRQAYQKIKKPVIVEDVSLEFEALGKLPGPFIRFFVDQMPFHNICDLLNGKSRKATARCAIGYYDGKTLKIFEKKLVGEIAKKPAGKNGFDWDHFFIPTGYTMTRASLSEKDYEKTYLQIRPIAQLRKFLQQQNT